A region of Piscinibacter gummiphilus DNA encodes the following proteins:
- the sctP gene encoding type III secretion system protein SctP, which translates to MTTPVRAPTPNTTAVPGRPLPPVGQAARFSELLKQRRPPELPEPPVPDDIAELPDGVAPSQAATADTACDDEPALPPEAEVPPVEVAVATVAAVPWTDDRCGAAMREVALTIAGFCNDRAVNDGALWQVQMALRADVVPDTTLHLSLSPHWLTLRFHAGEPAALDLLSRGAEALRQVLDTTLARKRDIAITFESP; encoded by the coding sequence ATGACCACCCCGGTGCGCGCCCCCACGCCGAACACGACCGCCGTGCCCGGCCGGCCGCTGCCGCCCGTGGGCCAAGCCGCGCGCTTCTCCGAACTGCTGAAACAGCGCAGGCCGCCCGAACTGCCGGAGCCGCCGGTGCCGGACGACATCGCGGAACTGCCGGACGGCGTCGCGCCATCGCAGGCCGCGACGGCCGACACGGCCTGCGACGACGAGCCGGCGCTGCCGCCCGAGGCGGAGGTCCCGCCGGTCGAGGTGGCCGTCGCGACGGTGGCGGCGGTGCCGTGGACGGACGACCGGTGCGGCGCGGCGATGCGCGAGGTGGCGCTGACCATCGCCGGCTTCTGCAACGACCGCGCGGTGAACGACGGCGCGCTCTGGCAGGTGCAGATGGCGCTGCGCGCCGACGTGGTGCCCGACACCACGCTGCACCTCTCGCTTTCGCCGCACTGGCTGACGCTTCGCTTCCACGCCGGCGAGCCCGCGGCCCTCGACCTATTGTCGAGGGGAGCAGAGGCCCTGCGGCAGGTCCTCGACACCACGCTGGCGCGCAAGCGCGACATCGCCATCACCTTCGAATCCCCATGA
- a CDS encoding sensor histidine kinase yields the protein MTSPHADTPGVDASIHLLESAAAAGLDFPEGLRLSALAVSAARRDGASDDVLGQSLLLQAHYAYRLFDYALAYESALDAGTALARCGDSARRGRALNYCFITCIETGDLVRALEHSTRALALAEAADDAVQRATLLHNQAVVFEMVGDQDNALACLARSARLHDTLPDGGPGAFFARVNAAGIHLVRAEGAEDEAAASAHRSAAVRELPPLRSDAAPAALQTWLSIQSRLGNLAAAREAAIICVAKARRNRSSERYRTYAMLALADYHLGRDRPDRGAACLENAVRKLRAARNQSHLGATERRLAALHAGLGRHDRALHWLRQAEADNTRLQAERHEVRWSFAESDRDEKRRHSLRDEVLVHVQRLDVIGRLIAEIHHALAQPLAAVRATLRQLLSATDRPHDPGRLRIALDDVIEQVDAASALVRQLKMFSYRASPQPSEVNLGLALEQAWADASLWRHGRTRQLAIESRQRPVVHVDAQRLAVLLHILLIEADRVTAPDDLAATIDSDGTTCGMSLGCGTGDVGRVSGRVGITLCAEIAHEVGGHLTCVPAPEGRVVLHLRLPLMNSL from the coding sequence ATGACCTCGCCCCACGCCGACACCCCCGGTGTCGATGCCTCGATCCACCTGCTCGAGTCCGCCGCGGCCGCCGGCCTCGACTTCCCCGAAGGCCTGCGCCTGTCCGCCCTCGCGGTGAGCGCCGCGCGGCGCGACGGGGCCTCCGACGACGTGCTGGGCCAGTCCCTGCTGCTGCAGGCGCACTACGCCTACCGGCTGTTCGACTACGCGCTCGCGTACGAGTCGGCACTCGATGCCGGCACGGCGCTGGCGCGCTGCGGTGACTCCGCGCGGCGCGGCCGGGCGCTCAACTACTGCTTCATCACCTGCATCGAGACCGGCGACCTGGTGCGGGCGCTCGAACACTCCACGCGGGCGCTGGCGCTCGCCGAGGCGGCCGACGACGCGGTGCAGCGCGCCACGCTGCTGCACAACCAGGCCGTGGTCTTCGAGATGGTGGGCGACCAGGACAACGCCCTCGCCTGCCTCGCCCGGTCGGCCCGGCTGCACGACACCCTGCCCGACGGCGGACCGGGGGCGTTCTTCGCGCGGGTCAATGCCGCCGGCATCCACCTCGTCCGCGCCGAGGGCGCCGAAGACGAGGCCGCGGCGAGTGCGCACCGAAGCGCGGCCGTGCGTGAGCTGCCGCCCCTGCGCAGCGACGCGGCCCCCGCGGCGCTGCAGACGTGGCTGTCGATCCAGTCCCGCCTCGGCAACCTGGCGGCGGCCCGCGAGGCGGCGATCATCTGCGTCGCGAAGGCCCGCCGCAACCGGTCGAGCGAGCGGTACCGCACCTACGCGATGCTCGCGCTGGCCGACTACCACCTGGGCCGCGACCGGCCCGACCGCGGCGCGGCCTGCCTCGAGAACGCCGTGCGCAAGCTGCGTGCGGCGCGCAACCAGTCCCACCTCGGGGCCACCGAACGCCGCCTCGCCGCCCTCCATGCCGGGCTCGGCCGGCACGACCGGGCCCTGCACTGGCTGAGGCAGGCCGAGGCCGACAACACCCGGCTGCAGGCGGAACGCCACGAGGTGCGCTGGAGCTTCGCCGAATCCGACCGCGATGAGAAACGCCGGCACAGCCTGCGCGACGAGGTGCTGGTGCACGTGCAGCGGCTGGACGTGATCGGCCGACTGATCGCCGAGATCCACCACGCGCTGGCCCAGCCGCTCGCGGCCGTGCGGGCGACGCTGCGGCAGCTGCTGTCCGCCACCGACCGGCCCCATGACCCCGGCCGGCTGCGCATCGCGCTCGACGACGTGATCGAACAGGTCGACGCCGCGTCGGCGCTCGTGCGTCAGCTCAAGATGTTCTCGTACCGCGCTTCGCCGCAGCCGAGCGAAGTGAACCTCGGGCTGGCCCTCGAACAGGCCTGGGCCGATGCCTCGCTCTGGCGGCACGGCCGCACGCGCCAGCTCGCCATCGAGTCGCGCCAGCGGCCCGTGGTGCATGTCGACGCGCAGCGCCTGGCCGTGTTGCTGCACATCCTGCTGATCGAGGCCGACCGCGTGACGGCGCCCGACGACCTGGCCGCCACCATCGACAGCGATGGCACGACGTGCGGCATGAGCCTCGGCTGCGGCACGGGCGACGTGGGGCGGGTGTCGGGGCGCGTCGGCATCACCCTGTGCGCCGAGATCGCCCACGAGGTCGGCGGCCACCTGACCTGCGTCCCCGCGCCGGAAGGCCGGGTGGTGTTGCACCTGCGCCTGCCGCTCATGAACAGCCTCTGA
- a CDS encoding helix-turn-helix transcriptional regulator, protein MTRSSTARDLLPMVLDGRAQQAASLALATLDGMGATRHGEPAVELSSLAADLLLAQDCAEDAEDLYRQALVAAATSPRGQVRVISCRNIGMLSLYQRRYGAAANSFQRVTEDDAATLAQQVEALAGMALTHHALGRNELATQALDEAAARLDGTSADGLMPAVASLRLFVRVVRAELAVQYTIRTSGALADHVFWQSDTVYAGARRDESGLLGELNACQAAAVGHALLSERLAQLAMLVRAGMGQTRGLAAVHDHLAWLRRMHLAAPEREARLECALVAIATNQPGLARSLLEPFGTRQDEGPQRWNFELSYCRAKLCEMTGQSEECHRHYQRYALESARCLRSETQTVAPVAATKGRVAETRDEAELALPAKYRRAYRYLLSQMDRADLSVREIAEHIGVTERAVQSAFRTHLGMTPVEVLRRCRVERIRDDLLSAEGCGPTVIETAARWGIRNRSTLVSSYRKHFRETPADTLARREPPAALHA, encoded by the coding sequence ATGACCCGGTCTTCCACCGCGCGGGACCTGTTGCCGATGGTCCTCGACGGCCGCGCCCAGCAGGCCGCGTCCCTGGCCCTCGCCACCCTCGACGGCATGGGCGCCACGCGGCACGGCGAACCCGCCGTCGAGCTGTCGAGCCTGGCCGCCGACCTCCTGCTGGCCCAGGACTGCGCCGAGGACGCCGAGGACCTGTACCGCCAGGCCCTGGTCGCCGCGGCCACGTCCCCGCGCGGCCAGGTGCGGGTCATCTCGTGCCGCAACATCGGCATGCTGAGCCTGTACCAGCGCCGCTACGGCGCCGCCGCGAACAGCTTCCAGCGTGTCACGGAAGACGACGCGGCCACGCTGGCCCAGCAGGTGGAGGCGCTCGCGGGCATGGCGCTGACCCACCACGCGCTCGGCCGCAACGAGCTGGCGACGCAGGCGCTGGACGAGGCCGCGGCGCGGCTCGACGGCACTTCGGCCGACGGGCTGATGCCGGCGGTGGCGTCGCTGCGCCTCTTCGTGCGGGTGGTCCGCGCGGAGCTGGCCGTCCAGTACACCATCCGCACGAGCGGCGCGCTGGCCGACCACGTCTTCTGGCAGTCCGACACGGTGTATGCCGGCGCACGCCGCGACGAGAGCGGACTGCTCGGCGAGCTGAACGCATGCCAGGCCGCGGCCGTGGGCCATGCGTTGCTGAGCGAGCGCCTCGCCCAGCTCGCAATGCTGGTGCGGGCCGGCATGGGCCAGACCCGCGGCCTGGCCGCCGTCCACGACCACCTCGCCTGGCTGCGCCGCATGCACCTGGCCGCGCCGGAGCGCGAGGCCCGGCTGGAGTGCGCGCTCGTGGCCATCGCGACGAACCAGCCCGGGCTGGCGCGCAGCCTTCTCGAACCGTTCGGCACGCGGCAGGACGAAGGCCCGCAGCGCTGGAACTTCGAACTGTCGTACTGCCGCGCCAAGCTGTGCGAGATGACCGGCCAGAGCGAGGAATGCCACCGCCACTACCAGCGGTATGCGCTCGAGTCGGCGCGGTGCCTGCGCAGCGAGACGCAGACCGTCGCGCCGGTGGCGGCGACCAAGGGCCGGGTCGCCGAGACCCGTGACGAAGCCGAACTGGCGCTGCCGGCGAAGTACCGCCGCGCGTACCGCTACCTGCTGTCCCAGATGGACCGGGCGGACCTGAGCGTGCGCGAGATCGCCGAACACATCGGCGTGACCGAACGTGCGGTGCAGTCGGCGTTCCGCACCCACCTCGGCATGACCCCGGTGGAAGTGCTGCGCCGCTGCCGCGTCGAACGCATCCGGGACGACCTGCTGAGCGCCGAGGGGTGCGGGCCCACCGTGATCGAGACCGCCGCGCGCTGGGGCATCCGCAACCGATCGACCCTCGTGTCGTCGTACCGCAAGCATTTCCGCGAGACCCCGGCCGACACGCTCGCCCGCCGCGAGCCGCCGGCGGCACTCCATGCGTGA
- the sctV gene encoding type III secretion system export apparatus subunit SctV — MSQTITRPVGKKGHGEEIGTLLAIVAILALIVFPLPTLMIDILLGVNITVSVLLLMVALYIPNAVALSSFPSLLLFTTLFRLALNIASTKLILLHADAGHLIEAFGNLVVGGNLVVGIVVFLIIAIVQFIVIAKGSERVAEVGARFTLDAMPGKQMAIDADLRAGHLTGDEARIKRAHLAMESQLHGGMDGAMKFVKGDAIAGLVITAINLLAGIVIGITYHKMPAGEAANLFAVLSIGDAMVSQIPSLLICVAAGVIITRVADDAKKPKALGAEIAGQMMSNPQALYLAAALLCGFAVVPGFPWYVFLALAGVLAMVARKLQGGTRADPDASPYKGLQREGAKGEAGGIEEAPAAFSCPLAVTLSTSLATSLDGAMLGAAFEKERNSLQERLGLPFPGIRLWRQPLLPENGYEVLVHDVPASDGTLQPGNHLVVSPSTELIARCEIAGPAGGETESFWLADAEAAPLAKANEGVVLTHEQAIARHAVQVLHDQAHLFLGIQEVQWVLERVGVEYPGLVAEAQKVLPLQRISEVLRRLLEEQLPIRNMRAICESLIVWGPKEKDILMLTEYVRGDLGRYLTHRATGGTGSLSAVLLDPMVEKMIREAIKPTPAGNYLALPPDTMATIAANIGRLAGGEPQPGLAVVTSMDIRRYVRRIVEPELKWLAVYSFQELGPQVRLEPLGRVTL, encoded by the coding sequence GTGAGTCAGACCATCACCCGCCCGGTGGGCAAGAAGGGGCACGGCGAGGAGATCGGGACGCTGCTCGCGATCGTCGCGATCCTCGCGCTGATCGTCTTCCCGCTGCCCACGCTGATGATCGACATCCTGCTCGGGGTCAACATCACCGTCAGCGTGTTGCTGCTGATGGTGGCCCTCTACATCCCGAACGCGGTGGCGCTCAGTTCGTTCCCGTCGCTGCTGCTTTTCACCACGCTGTTCCGGCTCGCGCTGAACATCGCGTCGACGAAGCTGATCCTGCTGCACGCCGATGCGGGCCACCTGATCGAAGCCTTCGGCAACCTCGTCGTCGGCGGCAACCTGGTCGTGGGCATCGTCGTCTTCCTGATCATCGCGATCGTGCAGTTCATCGTCATCGCGAAGGGATCGGAGCGGGTGGCCGAGGTGGGCGCGCGGTTCACGCTGGACGCGATGCCGGGCAAGCAGATGGCCATCGACGCGGACCTGCGCGCGGGCCACCTGACCGGCGACGAGGCCCGCATCAAGCGCGCCCACCTGGCGATGGAAAGCCAGCTGCACGGCGGCATGGACGGGGCGATGAAGTTCGTCAAGGGCGACGCCATCGCGGGGCTCGTCATCACGGCGATCAACCTGCTCGCCGGCATCGTGATCGGCATCACGTACCACAAGATGCCCGCGGGGGAGGCCGCCAACCTGTTCGCCGTGCTGTCGATCGGCGACGCGATGGTGTCGCAGATCCCGTCGCTGCTGATCTGCGTGGCCGCGGGCGTGATCATCACCCGCGTGGCCGACGACGCGAAGAAGCCGAAGGCGCTCGGCGCCGAGATCGCCGGCCAGATGATGTCGAACCCGCAGGCGCTGTACCTCGCCGCGGCGCTGCTGTGCGGTTTCGCGGTGGTGCCCGGATTCCCGTGGTACGTGTTCCTCGCGCTGGCCGGCGTGCTGGCGATGGTGGCGCGCAAGCTGCAGGGCGGGACGCGCGCCGACCCGGACGCGAGCCCGTACAAGGGCCTGCAGCGCGAGGGCGCGAAGGGCGAGGCCGGGGGCATCGAGGAGGCGCCCGCCGCGTTCAGCTGCCCGCTGGCCGTGACGCTGTCGACGTCGCTCGCCACCTCGCTCGACGGCGCGATGCTCGGCGCCGCGTTCGAGAAGGAGCGCAATTCGCTGCAGGAGCGGCTCGGCCTGCCGTTCCCCGGCATCCGCCTGTGGCGGCAGCCGCTGCTGCCCGAGAACGGGTACGAGGTGCTGGTGCACGACGTGCCGGCGAGCGACGGCACGCTGCAGCCCGGCAATCACCTCGTGGTGTCGCCGTCCACCGAACTGATCGCACGGTGCGAGATCGCCGGGCCGGCCGGTGGCGAGACCGAGAGTTTCTGGCTCGCCGACGCGGAGGCCGCGCCGCTCGCGAAGGCGAACGAGGGCGTCGTGCTGACCCACGAGCAGGCCATCGCCCGGCACGCGGTGCAGGTGCTGCACGACCAGGCCCACCTGTTCCTGGGCATCCAGGAGGTGCAGTGGGTGCTGGAACGCGTGGGCGTCGAGTACCCGGGCCTGGTGGCGGAGGCCCAGAAGGTGCTTCCGCTGCAGCGCATCTCGGAGGTGCTGCGCCGCCTGCTCGAGGAACAGCTCCCGATCCGCAACATGCGGGCCATCTGCGAGAGCCTGATCGTGTGGGGGCCGAAGGAGAAGGACATCCTGATGCTCACCGAGTACGTGCGTGGCGACCTCGGCCGTTACCTGACCCACCGGGCGACCGGGGGCACCGGGTCGCTGTCGGCCGTGCTGCTCGATCCGATGGTGGAGAAGATGATCCGCGAGGCGATCAAACCCACGCCGGCGGGCAACTACCTCGCGCTGCCGCCGGACACCATGGCCACGATCGCCGCGAACATCGGGCGGCTGGCCGGCGGCGAGCCGCAGCCGGGCCTGGCCGTCGTGACGTCGATGGACATCCGGCGCTACGTGCGGCGCATCGTCGAGCCCGAGCTGAAGTGGCTCGCGGTCTACTCGTTCCAGGAGCTCGGGCCGCAGGTGCGGCTGGAGCCGCTCGGGCGCGTGACGCTCTGA
- the sctN gene encoding type III secretion system ATPase SctN, with translation MTDLLRFARALEDELQHESVLTRTGKVFEVVGTLIRASGLDVRVGELCELQDTRGRRIQRAEVVGFGKGGAVLSPFGGLTGVNDTTRVLGTGKPLSVRVGPGMLGRVISGLGDPIDGKGPIAGVEDRAVFADPPDPMSRAMIEHPLPTGVRIIDGLMTFGEGQRMGIFAPAGAGKSTLMGMLARGAQCDVSVIALIGERGREVREFIEFILGPEGMARSVVVCATSDRSSIERAKAAYVATAVAEYFRDQGQKVLLMMDSLTRFARAQREIGLAAGEPPARRGFPPSVFAELPRLLERTGMGARGSITALYTVLAEDESGGDPIAEEVRGILDGHMILSRRIAAKNQYPAIDVLGSLSRVMTQIVPGEHVAMASTLRSLMAKYDEVEMLLQVGEYKPGNDAMADMAVQRIEHIRAFLNQATSDLRPFDDTLAHLASLVQ, from the coding sequence ATGACCGACCTCCTGCGATTTGCCCGCGCCCTCGAGGACGAACTCCAGCACGAATCGGTGCTGACCCGGACCGGCAAGGTATTCGAGGTCGTCGGCACGCTGATCCGTGCGAGCGGCCTCGACGTGCGCGTCGGTGAACTCTGCGAGCTGCAGGACACGCGGGGCCGCCGCATCCAGCGCGCCGAGGTGGTCGGCTTCGGCAAGGGCGGCGCGGTGCTGTCCCCGTTCGGCGGGCTCACCGGCGTCAACGACACGACGCGGGTGCTCGGAACGGGCAAGCCGCTGTCGGTGCGGGTGGGCCCCGGGATGCTCGGGCGGGTGATCAGCGGCCTCGGCGACCCCATCGACGGCAAGGGCCCGATCGCCGGGGTCGAGGACCGGGCGGTCTTCGCGGACCCGCCCGACCCGATGAGCCGCGCGATGATCGAACACCCGCTGCCGACCGGGGTGCGCATCATCGACGGCCTGATGACCTTCGGCGAGGGCCAGCGCATGGGCATCTTCGCGCCCGCCGGCGCGGGCAAGAGCACGCTGATGGGCATGCTCGCGCGCGGCGCGCAGTGCGACGTCAGCGTGATCGCGCTGATCGGCGAACGCGGCCGCGAGGTGCGCGAGTTCATCGAGTTCATCCTCGGACCCGAGGGCATGGCGCGGTCGGTGGTGGTGTGCGCCACGTCCGACCGCTCGTCCATCGAACGCGCGAAGGCGGCCTACGTCGCCACCGCCGTGGCGGAGTACTTCCGCGACCAGGGCCAGAAGGTGCTGCTGATGATGGACTCGCTGACCCGCTTCGCCCGGGCGCAGCGCGAGATCGGCCTGGCCGCCGGCGAACCCCCGGCACGCCGCGGCTTCCCGCCGTCGGTGTTCGCCGAGCTGCCGCGCCTGCTGGAGCGCACCGGCATGGGCGCGCGCGGGTCCATCACCGCGCTCTACACCGTGCTGGCCGAGGACGAAAGCGGCGGCGACCCGATCGCCGAGGAGGTGCGGGGCATCCTCGACGGGCACATGATCCTGTCGCGGCGCATCGCCGCGAAGAACCAGTACCCGGCGATCGACGTGCTCGGCAGCCTGAGCCGGGTGATGACGCAGATCGTGCCCGGCGAACACGTCGCGATGGCGTCGACGCTGCGCAGCCTGATGGCCAAGTACGACGAGGTCGAGATGCTGCTGCAGGTGGGCGAGTACAAGCCCGGCAACGATGCGATGGCCGACATGGCGGTGCAGCGCATCGAACACATCCGGGCGTTCCTGAACCAGGCCACGAGCGACCTGCGCCCGTTCGACGACACGCTGGCGCACCTCGCGTCGCTGGTGCAGTGA
- a CDS encoding lytic transglycosylase domain-containing protein, whose protein sequence is MRDGVSRLCWLLVLPWLHGPAWPRDGLVLAPSAGGGALRLESLAGCGTGLVLAGAAPRGSTRVDGELARLIHEVAADHGLEASLVTAIVRVESAFDPRAVSHKGALGLMQIMPATALGLGVADPARDLLDPHTNLRAGARHLRALRNRYPDRLDLAIAAYNAGEGAVSRWAGIPPYAETRQYVASVLSWYDTYRDGVPVVLPVVRGCS, encoded by the coding sequence ATGCGTGACGGTGTGTCGCGGCTGTGCTGGCTGCTCGTGCTGCCGTGGCTGCACGGGCCGGCGTGGCCCCGCGACGGGCTCGTGCTCGCCCCGTCGGCCGGCGGCGGCGCGCTGCGGCTGGAGTCGCTGGCCGGCTGCGGCACCGGACTGGTGCTGGCGGGCGCGGCGCCCCGCGGTTCCACGCGGGTCGACGGCGAACTGGCGCGGCTGATCCACGAGGTGGCGGCCGACCACGGGCTCGAGGCCTCCCTCGTCACGGCCATCGTGCGCGTGGAGTCGGCCTTCGACCCGCGGGCGGTCTCGCACAAGGGCGCGCTCGGCCTGATGCAGATCATGCCGGCCACCGCCCTCGGGCTGGGCGTGGCCGACCCGGCGCGCGACCTGCTGGACCCGCACACCAACCTGCGGGCCGGCGCCCGCCACCTGCGCGCGCTGCGCAACCGCTATCCCGACCGGCTGGACCTCGCGATCGCGGCCTACAACGCGGGCGAGGGGGCGGTGAGCCGGTGGGCGGGCATCCCGCCGTATGCGGAGACGCGCCAGTACGTGGCGTCGGTGCTGTCCTGGTACGACACGTACCGGGACGGCGTGCCCGTCGTCCTGCCGGTGGTCAGAGGCTGTTCATGA
- the sctU gene encoding type III secretion system export apparatus subunit SctU, protein MSDEKTEEPTEHKLDKAREKGEVPKSQDVAVAASMLGVVIVLQATADSILQRLKLVLARSLDFGDGDMPLHEIFGRMQEMALETVIAVLPLVIAAAVGAALGLMSHVGFLVAMEAVAPKPEKLDPVAGVKKLFSVKSLLTFLMMLAKAIIIGCAVWQVILMLLPLISGATYQSVSGIGTIAWSAILKMLMIALVLFIALAPVDFAMQRWLFMKDQRMSKDEVKREHKGQEGDPQLKGQRKQLQRENANGPPPKKAVASASAVVVNPTHYAVAIRYVAEEGGLPVVVAKGLDAEALQIRRLAESLGVPVFANPPLARALHKVDLGAAVPAELFEAVAAVLRWVDRMARRPGGAGATSGGHAT, encoded by the coding sequence ATGTCCGACGAAAAGACAGAAGAGCCGACAGAGCACAAGCTCGACAAGGCGCGCGAGAAGGGCGAGGTCCCGAAGAGCCAGGACGTGGCCGTGGCCGCGTCGATGCTGGGTGTGGTGATCGTGCTCCAGGCGACGGCGGATTCCATCCTGCAGCGCCTGAAGCTCGTGCTGGCGAGGTCGCTCGACTTCGGCGACGGCGACATGCCCCTCCACGAGATCTTCGGCCGCATGCAGGAGATGGCGCTCGAGACCGTGATCGCGGTCCTGCCGCTCGTGATCGCCGCGGCGGTGGGGGCGGCGCTCGGGCTGATGTCCCACGTCGGCTTCCTCGTGGCCATGGAGGCGGTGGCCCCGAAGCCGGAGAAGCTCGACCCGGTGGCCGGCGTGAAGAAGCTCTTTTCCGTGAAGTCGCTGCTGACCTTCCTGATGATGCTCGCGAAGGCCATCATCATCGGCTGCGCGGTGTGGCAGGTGATCCTGATGCTGCTGCCGCTGATCAGCGGCGCCACCTACCAGTCGGTGTCCGGCATCGGCACCATCGCCTGGTCGGCGATCCTCAAGATGCTGATGATCGCGCTGGTGCTCTTCATCGCGCTCGCGCCCGTCGACTTCGCGATGCAGCGCTGGCTCTTCATGAAGGACCAGCGCATGTCCAAGGACGAGGTCAAGCGCGAGCACAAGGGGCAGGAGGGTGACCCGCAGCTCAAGGGCCAGCGCAAGCAGCTGCAGCGCGAGAACGCCAACGGCCCGCCGCCCAAGAAGGCCGTGGCCTCGGCGAGCGCGGTGGTCGTCAACCCGACGCACTACGCCGTGGCCATCCGCTACGTGGCGGAGGAGGGCGGCCTGCCGGTGGTCGTGGCCAAGGGCCTCGACGCGGAGGCGCTGCAGATCCGCCGCCTCGCCGAGTCGCTGGGCGTGCCGGTGTTCGCGAACCCGCCGCTCGCGCGGGCGCTGCACAAGGTGGATCTCGGTGCGGCCGTCCCGGCCGAACTGTTCGAAGCGGTGGCCGCGGTGTTGCGCTGGGTCGACCGCATGGCGCGCCGTCCGGGCGGCGCGGGCGCAACATCTGGAGGCCATGCAACGTGA
- the sctT gene encoding type III secretion system export apparatus subunit SctT, which produces MPELDMMHVGAAFGDILKTVALCSLRFYIVFLVLPATAGDAMQGMVRNGMVVLFGMFVAAGMSWEDAGALSASTWLMLAIKEAIIGLMFGFAASTVFWVAESVGALIDTQAGYNNVQLTNPLSGQQSTPVSDTLLHLVIAVFFAMGGMLVLLGALFESFRVWPLMAPLPSMQGFSDVFFLREVDSMMTMTLKFAAPVLLVLVLIDLGFGLVTRAADKLEPHSLSQPVKGAVTMLLLALLAGVFIAEVRQFLLPVDLTPRLEKLLPGH; this is translated from the coding sequence ATGCCTGAACTCGACATGATGCACGTGGGCGCGGCTTTCGGGGACATCCTGAAGACCGTGGCGTTGTGCAGCCTGCGCTTCTACATCGTGTTCCTGGTGCTGCCGGCCACGGCGGGCGATGCGATGCAGGGCATGGTGCGCAACGGGATGGTCGTGCTGTTCGGCATGTTCGTGGCCGCCGGCATGTCGTGGGAAGACGCGGGGGCGCTGTCGGCGTCGACGTGGCTGATGCTGGCGATCAAGGAGGCCATCATCGGCCTGATGTTCGGCTTCGCCGCGTCCACGGTGTTCTGGGTGGCCGAGAGCGTGGGCGCGCTGATCGACACCCAGGCCGGCTACAACAACGTGCAGCTGACCAACCCGCTCAGCGGGCAGCAGAGCACGCCGGTGTCGGACACGCTGCTGCACCTCGTGATCGCCGTGTTCTTCGCGATGGGCGGCATGCTCGTGCTGCTCGGCGCGCTGTTCGAGTCGTTCCGGGTGTGGCCGCTGATGGCCCCGCTGCCGTCGATGCAGGGCTTCTCGGACGTCTTCTTCCTCCGGGAGGTGGACAGCATGATGACGATGACGCTGAAGTTCGCGGCGCCCGTGCTGCTGGTGCTCGTGCTCATCGACCTCGGCTTCGGCCTGGTGACACGCGCGGCGGACAAGCTCGAGCCGCATTCGCTGTCCCAGCCCGTCAAGGGCGCGGTGACCATGCTGCTGCTCGCCTTGCTGGCGGGGGTGTTCATCGCCGAGGTGCGCCAGTTCCTGCTGCCGGTGGACCTGACCCCGCGCCTCGAGAAGCTCCTGCCCGGCCATTGA